CTGAAATGTTCGCCAAAGGTCTGCCCGTTGCCCCATATAACACCACCCAGTTTCTGATGGAGGAACACGACCGCGAAGAACCTGACCTCAACACGGAGCTGGGAGGCAGAAAATCCACGGCGATCCGCTCCGATGACACGGCCAGCGAAGATGAGAATTTTGAGGtcgaagatgaggaggaggaggagggagccGTTGGCGGTGGCGGAGGCAGCGACGGTATGGGCAGACCCGGCCACGCAGGCGGAGAGTTTTTGCAGAGAGACTTTTCTGAGACATATGAACGGTACCACGTCGAGACTCTCCAAAATATGTCTAAGCAAGAACTGGTCAGGGAATACCTGGAGCTGGAGAAGTGCATGTCACGGTTAGAGGAGGAGAACAACTGGCTTCGCCACGGCCGGAGAAATCCCGAGTCCCCGGTTGACGCCACCAGCGCTCAGCGCTTGCGGGAACTAGAGATTGAGGTTGAGAGACTGAGAGCCGAGAATAACGAGTTATTACTCAAAACCCCCCAAAGTAAAGGTCCTGGACTCAACCAGACGTgctgaattaatgttttatttttgttgtacaCGTCAAATTGTTGCTCTGTCTTACTGTAAACAGCATCTCTGTGGTAGCTAAAACCATCTCAGCCTTTGCCATCTGAAGTCAATGTTTTCCCGAcagaaattttttattaaatatttcgtGCGGTCCCACATATTTGGTCAGTCCAAAATAATATACGTGATTTGTACTGTTAAACGGACAAAACGAATAGCCTACaatgttatgtaaaatataaaaaaaaaaaaacggtgagaAACTACTCTTAAGGTTGGGCGAGTCTTTGTCATAACATCACAAATGACATCTCATATAATTTCAGTTTTGTTAATTTACCATGATCattgaatatttaaaattgtattttatttagaaacaacAAACATGCAGCGCTTCTGATTCATATTTGATGGCGCGTATGCTTCAGTGTGTTTATGCATGACAATGCATGTTTTACCCAAATATATCGTCTATTAAATTTTAGATTTTAGTTCAAATTTTATTCATCTTATGTTGCAGGTTCTATTCTCTGTCAGTCTTTACATGATAAAAATGCAAAACTTGGATTTATGagtcatttaaattttttcaagCAACCAGGTATTAATTTTCAATTGTACTTGCAAAAATTTTGCATATAGAACTAAAATAactcatatatttaaaatttaaatatctaataataaatgaatgaaagtgtgaTGCATAAGCCTGGAAATTATatctactaaattattaattttgtcaGAAAGGTAggaatttttttaaggaatataaAATTCAGATTGAAAAGTAAGTCAATATGACCATGAGATTCAGAaggacaaaatattttgaaagcaAATATGAAATGCAGTTGTGTTGCAGCCCCTTCAGGACTTGGATGCCTGTGTTAATATGAATTTTCTAGTACACTTTCTCACTCCGCTCTAAGATATATCACTGGCTTTGTGACTTTACAGAAAGTCTTTAGTCAGAAGTTGTGATAAGGTATTTTATCAAAGCAGTTTGATccggtgtttatatatatatgtatatatatatatgtgtgtgtgtttaaacttaTCTCAGTGTAAAACTCAGTCTTGAGTAATTGTAATATCACTATAGAGATATTCCAACTTACAGAGGCTAGCATCTCATATATACTGATAAACTCAAATTCTTGAAATGTTGTATAGGCCTTGCAGTTTTTCAGCGCACGCACGCCACAGAAATAACATTCTTTATACAAAGTACAAAGGTAAACCAGTATACAGTCTGTTgcactataaaaaataaacaattcaaaacaaatatatattcaatcacatttatttagaggTTAACTTATCAAGGATTTATGTTCGTTACAGTCACCAAAATGCTTTATGTACATGCAAAGTGAGAGTAACCACAAACATGAAATTTGGTATACATTAAATTGGGATTATATCACAAGGGGATATAAAGTTTACAAACATGCTTTCTGGTCACAGAACTCTGCAAAGGTGTATCAAAGCTGTTATGAAGCGAAATATATTGAATAGGCAGTAGAGGGAAGAGCACAGTGAGTTGGTATTCAAGGACAACTGCTATTTAATCTTTTGTTGTGACAGCAGTGTGCAGCACTGCCACTAATGCAGCTTTTATTGCAATGGAGAATTGTTAAAGGGCAGGTGTTGGTTTATGTTATCGAGGGAGAACAGCAGACCtcactttttttaaagatctaATTTGGAGGCAGTCTAATACCTTATTTATAGATATGTATCGGTACTATAGATGTCTCCTtacacagctttctctaatacttgATTTTGATAGGTCAATTGCATCATTGAAGGGGAaggaaaaaaagttgtttataaacCGTCCTAAATTTGTTCTAAACTAATTTCTCAAAAGTGCATAAGCGCAATTTAGAGAAGCCAAAAGTGTGCACAAAAACATGCATACACCTCTCTAAAGTGCATAAGCGCAATTTAGAGAAGCCAAAAGTGTGCACAAAAACATGCATACACCTCTCTTCCAGATGTCAAATTTATACATTTGCAAATTATCTCAGAGTATATTTCAGAGTAATGGGGTATGGACTTTGAAtgtgtaagttttttttaaaatgtagacCATTTTAAGCAGTTGTGTTCAaaggaatttaattaaattcacacTGGTAATATTCAAAAACagtttcacaatttaaaaaataataaagatatataatatataagctttttaaaatttataattaaaacaacagGATAAAAACAAGTAGAATAAGTaaccaatcaaatgaaatcagtattgATTGTACTACAGAGGTGAAGAACACAAAAATGgctttaaagtgcatttaaattcataaattctTGTTGaggttaatgttttaaatataaaattttgaatataaaaatattaaattaacagAAGATATACTTTTTTCAAATGAAAGTAAAACTGCCACTAGGTGGTGGCAAATAACTTAGTTTATGACGATGATTTGAATAGAAAGTTACTGTCTTTAGGAATGGGTAATTGAATCAGATTAGTTTAAAGGCACAATCATTCATTAAAGAAACAATGCTGTTTGCTTGGAGATTGCGCAGAGAAATCCACACAGCAGCCGGAGTCATTGTCCGGTAACAGCCCTACTGAGTGCCAGAGGCTCGTCGACAGGCTATTGAAGAGGAAATTCAACAAATGCTGAAGTTAAGGGTAATTGAGCTATTGAACAGCCCTTGGTCCAGCCCTGTTGTCATGGTCCCCAAGCCAGATGGCAcactctgcttctgcaatgacttCCACCCCCTGAACGAAGTCTCGGCGTTCGACGGCTACACTATGCCTCAGGTGGATGAACTCCTTGACTGCTTAGGAAGGGCCCGCTATATCTCCACCCTGGACCTCACTAAAGGATACTGGCAAGTCCCCCTGTCCGAGGCAGCCAATCCCAAAACCGCCTTCAGTACCCCCGGTGGgcactggcagtaccggaccctCCCTTTTGGCCTACATGGGCTCCAGCCAAGTTCCAGCGCAAAATGGACATTTTGCTGCGTCCTCACCAGGCCTACGCTGTGGCATACCTGGACGACGTCGTCATCCACTCCGAGCGCTGGGAAGACTACCTGGACCAGCTACGGAGGGCGTTGATGGAGCTACGTAGGGCTGGGCTCACTGCCAACCCCCAGAATTGTCACGGGCCTGACCGAGGAACTACCTGGGCTTCCAAGTCAGAAGGGGCCTCATCCGACCCCAAGAGAAGAAGGTCGAGGCGATACGGTCTGCACCGAAGCCCGTTAAATTTGCATCGCCCgccacaagctctttgtctgcaacacgacaagaggccataacggataaataaattttgttcatttgtaaggacatgagaccgatcagtatcgcggatgggacaggcttcggggagttctgtcgAGCAATGGgtccgaggtttgattatttatcgtttcaagtaaaggaaaagttccatgtttaccacagcacagctcactcggagcattcaatgtcagttctatatgctctaaaacttaaattaatattaataatatttgtttcaattactgaatgaagcctgctatatttgaGACAACAGTCGCGActttaaattgcttgcacaaaactcTTGATCAGCACTCAATTTGTTTTCTCATTTAAACCGTTATGtgcagagaacgtgagggtgagagagcgtgaggtctgcagtcttggccgttagttgatttccttgtttttgtgtaggtagtACGTTGtaatatatgtttaaacttaaatagaccacttatacaagtagttatgtctctttgtattattttgtcctgttattgacgtaatgtGTGTCATTGACAACATTCAAACAGATGTTCGAATAGTTTGaatattagtgttttatttagagggaatattcgaacgtcatttttgagcaattttgacagccctagtgggGCAGGTACCGTTTTCATTGCATGCCTTTTGGCATAAAGTCAGCGAGCGAGGTATTTCAGAGCTTGAACTCAGAAAGCTTTGGGGACATTGAAGGTGTTTTCATGGTGGCTGATGACATGATCATAGCGGCATCCACCAAAGCGGAGCATGTCATCCTAGAGAAAGTGATGAACAGAGCATTGAGTCTGAATGTAAAATTCAACAAAGACAAGTTGCAGTATATGGTCAATGAGGTGACTTACCTAGGCCACGTAATCGCCGCTGAGGGAGTGAAACCTGATGAGTCCAAGGTCTCAGCAATATTGCAATTTCCCCCTCCCACTGACAGAAAAGCCCTTCAACGTCTGCTAGGTATGACACGCTACCTGTCGCAATACATTCCCAACGAAGCCACCCTCACTGCACCACTCGGGCTGCTGCTAAGGAAAGACATAGACTGGCAATGGCATCCTGAACAGCAGTTAGCACTTGAAAAACTCAGAACAGCCATAGCAACTGCACTTGTCCTTGgacatttgaaagtgaaagtggaaaaaaaagtgaaaaaaccCAAAGGAGCCGATAGAAGTGCAGGCAGATTCCTCAAAAGACGGCTTGGGGGCCTCTCTAAGGCAGAAACAGCAACCAATTGCATATGCTTCGAGAGCGCTATCTGCCGCTGAAAAGAACTATGCCCAGATAGAAAAGAGCTACTGGCCATTGTGTTCGCTGTGAGAAAGTTCCACCAGCATGTTTATGGTGTACCCATTAGTTCAGTCAGATCACAAACCACTTGAGGCGATATTCTCCAAACCCATAGGCACAGCACCAGCGCACCTTCAAAGAATGATGCTCCAGCTACAAAGGTATGACATCCACATTGTTTACACTTCAGGCAACCAGATGCATATCACTGACACGCTGTCCAGAGCATACATCCGGTCTGATGCAACGGAGAGTCTAGACCTGAGTGAAGAGAAAAATCATCTATGCACTGAATGGAGAATCACCTTGTGGTAACATCATGCATATGATCAAACAAGCCACACAGTCAGATCCTGAGCTTCAACCGATACAGCAGCTACATGAGCAAGAATGGCCGGACAGAAAGAAAAATGTCCCACTGGCTGCTCAAGCTTACTGGCCAGTCAGACACACTATTAGCATAGATGATGAGCAACTCATGAATGATGATCGCATCATTGTACCTTGTGCACTGCAACCAGAAGTGCTAAAACGACTTCATGCTGCACATCAGGGTATACAGCGGTCTCTAGCACACACCAGATCACGCTTCTACTGGCCAGGACTCACTGAAGCCGTACATCAGATGGTGGAAGTCTTTAGTTTCTGTCAAGAGAGTCGTCCTGAAAATCAAAAGGAGCCACTTATCTCACATCCAGTTCCAACGGGACCCTGGCAGAAAATAGAAATGACATTTTTGACTTACAAGGATGTATATTTCTTCTGATTGTGGACTATTTCTCTAAATATCCTGAAGTCCTAAAGCTGTCAGACAAAGCGTCATCCTCACTGATAGCACATTTCAAAACAGTGTTTGCAAGACATGGTGTGCCTGAGACCCTTATTGCAGATCATGTACCCTTTGCCAGTGCTGAAATGGCTTGATTTGCTCTTGACTGGGGTTTCAACATCACACACTCCAACCCAAATTTCCCTCAATCCAATGGCATGGCAGAGAGAGCCGTAAAGACTGTCAAATTGATGCCGAAAACTGCTGCTCAGTCTGGCACTGACCCTCACCTAGCTTTATTGACTCTGCAACACTCCTGTCACTGGTCCCAAATACTCCCCAGCCCAGATCCTTATGGGCAGAGTCTTGCGTTCCACTTTACCGCCAGCAAAGCTGTTCTGCAACCTTCTATACCTACAGACATCCAGGAAGCGCTGCAGCATCTTCAATCACAGCTAAAAAAAAAGGTACGATAGAACAGCAGCCCCACTTCCAGCCTCCAAGGGGGGACAGAGAGTATATATGAAAATCAGAAATGTATGGAAACCTGCCACAGTTGTCAGTATCAGAGAAGAGCCCCGCTCATATGACATTGTCACATCATCAGGCACAATTTACCGCAAGAACAGAAGTCACCTCAGGCCTGACAGGTCAATCAAAGATGACTCACAACCTGACTGTTCCATGGATACTGACAATGACTTGAGCAACGACACTGTTCCAAGTCTGGCTCCAATTGAGTCCCCTCAAGATGTGAAAAGGAGTGTGCAATGTCCGGAATACACGAGAGCTGGACGTATCGTCAGACAACCGGCACGGTTTAAGGATTATGTGCTCACTTAAGTATGCTAGATTAGTGTTACTATTGCTTGTTCatagcaaatgtttattttataaacattagCATACTTTCCTTGCTTTATGTctgattaatattttgtttatagctTAAGAAGGGGGATGTAGTATATGCACTGAGTGGTTCTGTCCAGTACGCCCCCATACAGTTTGTGTAGTTGGTATGACCCACTGTTGTATGGCTGGTAACCAACGTTGTGAATAGTGCGTGAACAAACTGACTAGAAAAGATGTTCAGTGTGATAACTCCTGTGTGTACTTGTCTTAATGCCAATTAAGGCTTAACAGAGACCACAAAATTACCTACTtaacgccctgtctttcgtctcttgtttgtctgatcgttgtttgaggtcctccgtgctTAATGTCTGTGTCTCCTCTGCTCAAGCGTTCATCCTTGTGTCTTCATTCCTGTTTGTCATTCTGTGGATTCATCATCATCTCTCACCAATGCTCTCAACTCACCAACTCACTGATCCGTGCTGCcatcgaggtccctgcgtcactcACCATCTTTGTTATAATAAATACCTGTTTACTTGCAACTGCTTCCTGTCCCTATCTCCTGTGACACTTAGTTCATATTACAAAAATAGGCATATTTGGTCTAAATGATTGAtactgtaacgacagataaaagaggaggaagcaattgcaggcaatcagatgttgtttattgataaggagtgtccagagtgttggcaatggcaaggaaggtctacggtggcgtgcgaagagcgggatggtgaagtcagcggtgcaggtgaaggtggtcaatggttagaaccaggaacagaccggaacactgacacgcggacgacaacacgaatccaaccagcacacaaacacggaagacggtaatccagctagtacgtggagacataagagaggatctgacaacagagagagagcgaggtgagtataagtagcagaggtatgatgacgatcagctggagcgagacaatcaacacccaggtgatgacaatcaactaaacgaacacatggagacaacgtaagtacaaaaacaataacaaaacatgacacggaggaaacactggatttcctaccgtgacagtaccctctcccctaggacgtcacctgacgttcccagcctgctttacctgtagattgtaatcatctataaggtggtgatccaatatgtcccgagcaggaacccaactcctctcctccggaccgtaaccttcccaatccaccaagtactgaaaaccgcgtcccctccgtctagagtccagaatacgattaaccaaataggtggtttccccattaacgagacgaggcggggggggaaccggagcaggcggattaagacgggaagaaatcaccgatttaattttggagacgtggaacacgggatgaatcctcctgtacgccggaggaaggctaagacgcacggtaaccggattaataatcttggtaatagaaaacgggccaataaatttgggagcaagtttgttagaaacggaccgcataggaatgttctgggtagaaagccacactctttgaccgacgacgtaacggggaggcttcgaccggtggcgatcggccttagccttggtgcgcgacctagcctggagcagagctctgcgagctctggtccaggtgcggtgacacctctggactaatgcgtgtgcggaggggaccgaaacctcggattccgtactaacaaaattaggtggttggtaccctaaactacacttaaatggagacatgcccgtagatgacactggcaaagaattgtgtgcgtactccacaactgagagttgctgacaccaggacgaaggattattggaaaccaaacatcgcaaaaccctctcgacatcctgattggctcgttcggtttgaccattgctctggggatggaacccggaagaaagactaacagtcgctcctaacaatttacaaaactctcgccaaaatttggacacaaattggggacccctgtcagaaaccacgtctgtcggaaggccatgtatacggaagacgtggtcaatgacagctaccgctgtttccttggctgaaggtaatttgggcaagggaataaaatgagtcgccttcgagaaccggtccactacggttaaaatcaccgtattgcctttagagggcgggagggcggtgataaaatctagcgaaatgtgggaccagggtcttgaagggacagacagcggtaagagtaacccatctggaggtcgattggaagtcttaccaatagcgcaaactgaacaagccaagacgaaatcgtggacgtcacgagccataccaggccaccaaaatcgttgcttgaccagaaatctagttctactaacccctgggtgacaagcaacactggaacaatgaccccactggagaacgtctgaccgtaacctctccggtacaaacaatcggttcggtgggcaacgagccgggggcgttaccccttctaaggcggtcaacaccttcgattcgacctcccatctgagcgcggagataatgatggtccccggtaaaatgggctcgggagtagcagtacgatcggaacgctcaaaaagacgggataaagcatcgggtttgatgtttttggaacccggccggtaagaaagtgtaaaatcgaaacgaccgaaaaacaatgcccaccgagcctgcctggagttaagtcttttggcggttctaatgtattcgagattcttatggtccgtccatacaatgaaaggtacacccgacccttcaagccagtgacgccattcttccagtgcaagtttgactgccaacaactctcgattgccaatgtcataattaacttctgcaggagataaacggtgagaataatacgcgcacggatgcacctttccgtctgaggatgcgcgttgggataacactgctcctacccccacctctgacgcgtcgacctccactatgaattgacgtgagcgatcaggggtgacgagaatgggagctgaaacaaagcagcctttcagtttggcaaacgcagcctcagctgcgtctgaccacctgaacgtcaaactaggggaggtcaaggcggtcagaggagcggctagttggctgaaattgcgaatgaaacgccggtaaaaattggcgaaccccagaaatctctgcagggccttgcgagactctggggatggccaatttaccacagccttaaccttctcaggatccatgcgaacaccctcagtcgaaatgatgtgtcctagaaaagaaacagactgtgcatgaaaaacgcatttctccgccttgacaaacaatccattctctagcaaccgcagaagcactcgtcgtacgtgttgcacgtgttcctggagagacgaagaaaagatcaatatgtcatccaggtaaacatatatgaacagatcgaccatgtctcgcaacacgtcattaacgagtgcttgaaagactgccggcgagttggttagcccgaacggcataacgcagtactcaaaatggcctctaggggtgttaaaggcagtcttccactcatccccctccctgatgcggaccaaatgataagcattacgtaagtccaatttagtgaaaacggacgctccctgcaacctctcaaaagctgaagacataagcggcaaaggataggtattctttaccgttatgttgttcagccctcggtagtcaatgcaaggtcgcaaggatccgtccttctttcccacaaaaaagaaccccgcccccgctggagaagaggaagggcggataaaccccgttgctagagaactggatatatatttctccatggccgccgtctctggaacagacaaagaatataacttgcccttaggcggagaagtacctggcaataactctatcgcacagtcatagggacgatgaggaggaagagaatcagcacgagacttactgaacacctccttcaggtcgtggtactccgcgggcacgctagccaaatccactgcttccccctgaaacacagactcagaaacattaacaccagcagacaaaagacaagacaaatgacattcctcgctccagctaaccacagatccaaggcgccaattgatgctggggttgtgtttctgaagccaggtgtgaccgagaacgatgggggatgaaggtgagtccgtaatgtagaatgatatctcctcagtatgattgccagatgtggtgagggaaac
This portion of the Carassius gibelio isolate Cgi1373 ecotype wild population from Czech Republic chromosome A12, carGib1.2-hapl.c, whole genome shotgun sequence genome encodes:
- the hexim1 gene encoding protein HEXIM1, giving the protein MELIKEEAAPEDDSRGRQRDGLTSVVSSKQMQRTQLEICPGLVSGDAHLMCRGRDRSDPEPKAGDAASDDGFTGDKSNNKRESGCTRVNNEGLSDGRQGKKKHRRRPSKKKRRWKPYFKLTWEEKKELDERETARASRVRAEMFAKGLPVAPYNTTQFLMEEHDREEPDLNTELGGRKSTAIRSDDTASEDENFEVEDEEEEEGAVGGGGGSDGMGRPGHAGGEFLQRDFSETYERYHVETLQNMSKQELVREYLELEKCMSRLEEENNWLRHGRRNPESPVDATSAQRLRELEIEVERLRAENNELLLKTPQSKGPGLNQTC